The following DNA comes from Scomber scombrus chromosome 7, fScoSco1.1, whole genome shotgun sequence.
ATGTCCCACTCAGATAAATGAGATTGAGTTGCACATTTACTCTACAGGACAGGCTGTTCTGTTGGGCATCAACAGGAGAGAAACATCCGTTGTGTAAGCAGTAAAATACCAGAATTATTAAGATGACTCTCATACTGACACACATTCTTCTGAagatataaagaataaattataCAAACATGTTTATGCATTTACATAAAGAGACATACATTTACTTTCCTACCATGAGGCACTGAGAAATACCCAGGAAAAACATGCAGTCTTGCATGCCAGTGTTGCCTATGTACTGTATACATTATGATGTAGGTTTTATATTAGATATGTATCAATCACAGGCCTTCATGCCTGATAAATGCGTCCTAAATGCAGGAGCAGAGTAAAAGTATCTTTTTGCTCACATTGGCTCCAGCACATCAacattgtctttcttttttcagttttttggtcCTTTTAGTTGTTGAGAGTAACTGATGTCTTAACAAGGTGAATCAACACGGTCCATGGCGTCCTCCATCTcgtccatctctctctcacagtcTTCACACCCCTCTGGCCCGCAGCCTCCTACTAAAACCAACGTTGGCACGTCCCCATTCCCCACTCCTACAACACTGCCATTTGGGGCCCACGCCACGTCAATCATGCCGTCTGGGCACTGCAGCAGGCCACTGACAGAGTAGAGCCCGCCCCCTGGAACCACCTCATCGTAGGATGGCGCGTGTGTGGCGGCTCTTGCTTCCTCCAAACGCAGCCGCTGTCTGCGACGGAGCTCAATGATGGTCTTTGTGTAAGAGTTGAGAGTGACCACGGCAGCCCCCATGCAGCAGCTGAAGGACACCCAGGCAAGACTAGAAGAGATGAGAAGCATTAAATAATAGTTTGTAGAGTAAGTATTTCAGGCTGATGCTTGAACAATATAAGCTTGTAGGATTTTCTAATGGGCAACCACCTACGCAAATGACCAGCCATAGTCCCAGGACTGAGGCCTCCAGTCTTTGGGGCCCACAATGACTGTCATCTGAAATACAGTGGTGTACATCATATGGGCCACCATCCCAAGAAGACCTACATGGGTGatcaaaccaacaaaaacagacagttaAGTCCAGGAAAAGCAGTTGACCAAGAAAATTGAAGATAAAGTGACAGAACTAGGATTACTGGCCATATAGAGAGGAGTGGTtataaaataagagaaagacACAACATAATGTCAAACTGAAGGGTACACAAGGCCTCACCTGATAGCACAGTACAGATGGCTGCATAGGCATTAATTTTTAGTGAGTGCATCTCTTTATGCGAGCACAGGACTTCCAGCCACATGAGTAAGAAGCCCATCCCCAGCAGGCCGATGTATGTAAACTCTGAAATTACTGACAGCCAGAGCACACCTGcaatgtgcacaaacacatagaataaaatattaatattgggccaaaatattaatttaatgtttttcagcACAGGAAGGTTAGTTGATACAAGGCTCACCTTGTGTTTCCCCAGGAGTTAATTCAATAAAGCTTCGGCATTTCTCCCCTGCCAACATAATTCACAgatatgaacaaaacaaaatcattattCTTTGAGTTGAAAAGCTAAAACTGAAAAGAACCATAAAACTTGACCCAATACTGTGACCAGGTGAGAATAAGTGAGTTAATTTATGACTGGAAGCTTGTGCGCTTTGCAGTCTCACCATCGCTGTGTTTCTCACAGCTTTCCCAGAAGCCGGTGTGGAAGTATCTGAAAGCAAACTTGTCTTCCCCCGTCTCCCAGATGTAGTGAACTGCATTTGCCAGCTGCCTCTGTCTGATCTTGGCCAGCTCTTCCCTCCTGGCTGGAGACAGTGTGCGGTTGAAGGGGTTTTGAGTGGGACTCTCTGTGGGACAGCACAAGGAGATGACACTGAGAAGAgcatttttatgttcatttttgtaCCTTCTTATACTTATTATACAGCACATAACAGAGTTGGTGGCTGGACAGTAATCCAGCAGACACTGAGCGGAGTGCCAGTCATCATCTCTGTCTTCACagctcacaaaaaaacaaacacattcatactaACACTATCTATGTGGAATCTTTATTCTCTGAACCTAGCCAGACATTTATTTGGAAAGTGGAAGGAAACCCGCATGAATGGGTGCAAAATCTTGCAAACATCAAGTAAACACAGAACCCTCTTCCTGTGAAATACCAGCACATATAACAGATCCACTCTGaggaaacacactcacacaaacagactCGCATACCATATATGCACATATTGCTCCCTAATTTgttgacagaaaagaaaaagaaaaatataaagcaCCAAAAGGTCAGTCCACACCTTGCATGTGGGTGGGTGTTGATGAGGAATTCATTGGAGGTGAGTATGTGCTTTATAATGAAACAGGCACAAAACAATTGAAAATATGCAAATCACACTATAGCATCCAAAGTAACATGCCTCAGTGTTTTACAGTAACATGCagcattgtgttgtgtttgaaaATCAGGTTCAGAAGCACAAGGGAGAGTTAAATCCACCACTGTACTGTGGGTAAAGGTGGATCTTCTTTTTGTGCAAGTACACAAAGTACATAGCAATCAAAGTTGATTCCTTTATGCAGTAAGAACTGTTAATCTCAGTGTGGATTACGCATGtctgtcaaaaaaaataaagcacaggGAGCAGGCATTGTAAAACCTCTATTTGGGAACTACCCTCACACCCCACAGATTAAATCTAAGCCACAATTAAATTCATGGTCGGACTAAGGTGggcaaaaaaagattaaaaccaGGAACATTGAGTTTCTAATAGGGTGAGATCCAGCTGGATTATTTCTAGATATTGGTTGTTATGTAGTGACagagtgcaaagataaagaatttCAACAATTACGTATCAAGTTCAAAAGTCAAGGCAGAATTTTTTGGTGAAGTCAAAATCAGAGAGCTGCTTAAGGAAGACTTATGAGACACTGTGACCACCTGGCTGTACACACATAACAAGTTGTAATGTACAaacaatgtactgtatacacacaacAACCTCAGTTTATCTAAAGGCCGGCTTGAATTCCTACAGGATTAATTGAGCATTAGATACATTAGTTAGAGTGCTACAAACATTTTGCTTCTTGACACCCTTCCGACTGTGAAACGGACCACAAGGGTATACTTTTGGTCATATCTCACAGGTGCTTTGTtctatcatttttaaaaaaaaagattttttctggcatagatgcctttatttgaagagagagacaggaaattacgggaaagagagaggggtgtAACATGCAGAAAGGTCTGCCGGCCGGGACTCGACCCAGGGTCCACTgtgtacatggcatgcgctcttaaccactcgatcACCTGCGCGCCCTATCATTACaatttttcataactttgtcAATTTGCTCATAATGACATCACATCATTGTTACCGTTTCTGTTTTACTTAATGCTTTTTATAAATACCAATGTATTGGGGGACTCCAATCAAAAGCACCCATTTCCACTTATGCAGTTTTAACAGATGGAATGGGCATTTTGAAGGCTTTGTGGAAAGATTGTTCTTGGAATAAAACAgccatttttatacatattcattttacacaaaatgcaaattaactgtaactttccaaaaaaaaaaataaaataaaatgttttgagaagaaataagTTTTGCTATGATGGTTGTTTCTTACAATAGTTTACTCTCGGGGTCCTAAGAGAGCCCCATTCGGTAATCCTTGTATGTTAGATATGTTGGTAACATGATTAAAGTATCACCGAAACTGAATGTGACTGCTCACTGAAAAAACTCCATCCAAGTGGAGTTCTTTAATGAAGGCTGTGAGTTAGTACTCGTTTGTCAAAGCATGGCAATTGTGCAAATTTTTCAGAAGCACATCAATGCAACAAAGATCCGGCTCTATTTCATTCACATCTTGCGATTGAGATTGAGATTGAGATTGAGATTTGTTACTGGAAAAAATGTTCTCCTATTTCTCAAGGCATCTTAAAGCATGCAATGTACTGTATCGCCTGAGAAAAGATTACCAGTGGCTATGATGTGTGACACCGGATAATTCCCAATGTCTCAATATTCAAATGAAACCTGATAGTTGCAAGAGCcaaatgcaaagaaaacatCCCATAACCGTTGACATCAAGgtgaactgctgctgtttataaCAAATTGTGACATGCCCTTTAACGTGTTGCAACAAAGACCAGTCACCAGACAACATTTTTCCACTCATCAGGGATCTAGCTGTGCTGCAGTTAGTTTCTGCTCATGTGCTCACTTTAGcttaatgcacacacatgttATTAGCTGTCAGGATGGGAACCTggtcttctttctctctagaCCAACTTGAAGCTAAATCTTCTGAGATGCTCCTATTCACATGCCTGCTGTTATTTGCACACTTTAACATTTGGAAAACTCTTGTGATGATAGAGTTTAGCCCAAAAAACAGTATAGTTGTTTAGGGAATGCAAGAATCTGTGTATGTGACATAATGATTAGTGTTCTATCCACACATCTTTCTTACTTTAAGATTAAGAATGACACactgtcaaaatgaaaagaGCAGTTTGCAGGTATGTCTATATAAGGTGTACTTCAAAAAAGTGGACagtcaaatgtacatttatgcAGAGGccaattacagtaaaaaaaaaaaattaaaaagcaatCTGAGTTAtactttaaagaaataataaagcaTGAGGATGCACAGAACAGAAGCACAAAACATCTTTTGATATGGAAGGGGAAAGACATTGTGACTTCTCGGTACCTGTGGTGTAAGGCTCGCTGTTGTTCTGACCACAGTTCTTCATTTTGACAGGAGACAGGCAGAGGGGCTTGACCACCTTGTGAGTGCCCTCACACCAGTAGGAGGTGCAGAGAGCCAGGATGGAGAGGGCCAGAGCCAGAGTGGTCAAGGTCAGGGAGAGTAGGGAGCGAGAGCGACGTGATAAGCGCTCCAGCATGGCCACACAGGGGAAAGAGGAGGC
Coding sequences within:
- the si:ch211-149k23.9 gene encoding germ cell-specific gene 1-like protein gives rise to the protein MLERLSRRSRSLLSLTLTTLALALSILALCTSYWCEGTHKVVKPLCLSPVKMKNCGQNNSEPYTTESPTQNPFNRTLSPARREELAKIRQRQLANAVHYIWETGEDKFAFRYFHTGFWESCEKHSDGEKCRSFIELTPGETQGVLWLSVISEFTYIGLLGMGFLLMWLEVLCSHKEMHSLKINAYAAICTVLSGLLGMVAHMMYTTVFQMTVIVGPKDWRPQSWDYGWSFALAWVSFSCCMGAAVVTLNSYTKTIIELRRRQRLRLEEARAATHAPSYDEVVPGGGLYSVSGLLQCPDGMIDVAWAPNGSVVGVGNGDVPTLVLVGGCGPEGCEDCEREMDEMEDAMDRVDSPC